The DNA window ATAATCTTCACATACTTTAATTTTAATCTCTTTGCTATATTTAGGTGTTCTGCTCATAAAAAAATACCTCCAAGTAGATTATCTAATTTTAATTAATTAGACTGTCCACTTTGGAGGTATCATATCATTTCAATCGTTCAGGCTTTTACGACTTTTTATGGTGGAGGCGGGGCGTACCAGTCAATAGTCACAATAGATATAACTCGATACAGACACAAATAATATCTGTGTCGAGTTTCTTCCTATAATATGTGCTTTCCAATTATCCTGTCTAGCTTGCGGATATCTACACCCTTGTTTAAATTCAGCTTGAACTTGCCTGCTCTAGTCCATAGTTCAAGCTCCGCATTAAAGTCCAGTAGCCCAGCATTTTCGCTTGAGTACATTACGATGGACTTGAAAGGTATCGTATATACCTCTACCTTCTTCCCGGTTATGCCTTGCTTGTCTGCTATTATGATTCTCTTGTTTGTTATTACTGCTACGTCTCTTATAGTCTTGTATGCTATTTCTGGAACTTCTCCATCTACAAGGATCTCTCCTATTTCATTCGGAATCCCTGTCTCCCCTGTAAAAGTCCATGTCATTATTGCTCCTAGTTCTGCCATTATGTTACCCCCTGATTTTAGTTTCTATTATCCTAATTTGATTATATCAGAATATTAGATTAAAGAGGACTCTACATAATCTAATTTATATAGCATGTCCTACGACTGTTTAGCTTTTCAAGAAGATTCTTCTATTTAATTTAATCCTTTACTAAAGTGTAGACTTCCGTATTGTTTACAACTTCTTTCTTAACTTTATGCATATCATTTTGATAACAAATTAAATATTCATCTGCACCTCTCACTTTCCACACTTCCCTTAATATCTGATTCTCACCTACACATATAACTTTTTTACCACCTTCTGCTCTTTGTATTTCTTTATTTTCTTCTCCACTCATTGTAATCGCTCCTTTCGTATAATATTGGCTATTTACTTATATCCTAATTGTTCAGCTTTATATTATCTAAAACAAAGTCTAAATCCAAGTTCAAGTTAGTATAGATTTTGTACTTGAATCTAAAGTTTCAAGTTTACAAGCGAGTACTCATCTTCATATGACTCTTCTATAAACTTTTTAATTTCACTGTAGTCTTTTCCCATACAGTCTATTCT is part of the Andreesenia angusta genome and encodes:
- a CDS encoding PH domain-containing protein → MAELGAIMTWTFTGETGIPNEIGEILVDGEVPEIAYKTIRDVAVITNKRIIIADKQGITGKKVEVYTIPFKSIVMYSSENAGLLDFNAELELWTRAGKFKLNLNKGVDIRKLDRIIGKHIL